The proteins below come from a single Aspergillus oryzae RIB40 DNA, chromosome 5 genomic window:
- the pps1 gene encoding tyrosine/serine/threonine protein phosphatase PPS1 (dual specificity phosphatase), with translation MATVVVQQQQQTLRHSTPPPTGISPALSLNRNPSPIPNKHLPFCPEGPTPIITHNASPLHKEEVTDQTSSLLYPPDSYKQLSSSPAVYSIDAVTLEAALDHWASQPLPDPSKVFPWLHGLHPENHLQLGFFTNRKRSLRRIPRVWRGITIIKVGGDLISGRLKGAVSLDEVLAPSTTEFLAVDPREGFSVRNFQIQTAKLAPLSDIVIYGEDGVTRKQLLDVAGRVAAAQHRWRSKNDPEQVLPVYNTFVLSSTFSEVQQRAPGIVAIHARGQLTGQIMDFFQWERWEMCDMSRASEISTNIWQGPTPDYLLRPGTLEPTTGEYFDLLIEASDFASLPGPRFLAKLNKQLDDGPQRLEFPSSGSILPPSGDDREVDDLVNTVRWLYYLANPDEPENRRDSDGDIAMDPMPKKPRKILIHCPDGYTESSLLVIAYVMFAEGVTAPDAWLKLHCDKKRNFFAYPSDVTFLSAVQARLLHESPATPIGSLTGLEDPHWFKFFDGSLPSRILPYMYLGNLSHANNPEMLWALGIRRILSVGESVTWTNSEVAKFGAENIMHVTQVQDNGIDPLTQELERCLDFVRKGKKDGTATLVHCRVGVSRSATICIAEVMASLGLSFPRAYCFVRARRLNVIIQPHLRFVYELLKWEELQLQKQNKPPKRELEWPTVAREIALMNKPYSR, from the exons ATGGCGACAGTCGTGGtacagcaacagcagcagacaCTGCGCCACTCCACCCCTCCCCCAACGGGGATTTCGCCAGCACTGAGTCTGAACAGAAACCCTTCGCCGATTCCAAACAAGCATCTGCCCTTCTGTCCGGAGGGTCCCACCCCAATCATAACTCACAATGCATCGCCACTTcacaaggaagaagttaCAGACCAGACATCTTCCCTTCTATATCCACCAGATAGCTACAAACAGCTGTCGAGCTCACCCGCGGTGTATTCGATAGATGCAGTGACTTTAGAAGCAGCCCTAGACCATTGGGCTTCCCAGCCGCTCCCAGACCCTAGCAAGGTTTTCCCATGGTTACACGGGCTCCATCCCGAGAACCATCTACAGTTGGGGTTTTTCACAAATCGGAAACGCTCTCTTCGTCGGATCCCTAGAGTTTGGCGAGGCATTACTATTATCAAAGTTGGTGGGGATCTAATTAGCGGAAGGCTGAAAGGAGCAGTATCTCTCGATGAGGTCCTTGCCCCGTCAACTACAGAGTTCCTTGCGGTCGACCCTCGGGAAGGGTTCTCTGTGCGCAACTTTCAGATTCAGACTGCGAAATTAGCTCCGCTGTCTGACATTGTCATCtacggagaagatggcgTTACCCGAAAGCAACTACTAGACGTTGCTGGGAGAGTCGCAGCTGCACAACATCGTTGGAGAAGCAAGAATGACCCGGAACAGGTCTTACCGGTCTATAATACATTTGTCCTCTCGT CTACTTTTTCCGAAGTTCAACAACGTGCCCCGGGCATCGTTGCCATTCACGCCCGCGGACAACTCACTGGCCAAATTATGGATTTCT TTCAATGGGAACGGTGGGAGATGTGCGACATGTCCCGGGCTTCTGAGATTTCAACCAATATCTGGCAAGGGCCAACCCCTGATTATCTTTTAAGACCTGGGACTCTTGAGCCTACAACTGGGGAGTATTTTGATCTGTTAATCGAGGCCAGCGACTTTGCGAGCCTCCCAGGCCCTCGATTCCTGGCAAAACTGAATAAGCAGCTTGATGATGGGCCCCAGCGGTTGGAGTTCCCTTCGTCTGGGTCTattcttccaccatccgGTGATGATAGGGAGGTGGATGATCTCGTCAATACCGTGCGGTGGCTCTACTACTTGGCAAATCCGGACGAACCAGAAAACCGACGAGATTCCGACGGGGATATCGCCATGGATCCTATGCCTAAAAAGCCTCGCAAGATACTTATCCACTGCCCAGATGGCTATACAGAAAGCTCACTACTGGTCATCGCCTACGTGATGTTTGCCGAGGGTGTGACAGCACCTGACGCGTGGCTCAAACTTCACTGCGACAAAAAGCGGAACTTCTTTGCCTACCCGTCTGATGTTACGTTTCTAAGCGCAGTCCAAGCGAGGTTATTACACGAAAGCCCTGCGACACCAATAGGCAGCCTTACCGGGCTCGAAGATCCTCACTGGttcaagttcttcgatgGTTCACTTCCCAGTCGGATTCTGCCATATATGTATCTCGGCAATCTATCGCACGCAAATAATCCAGAAATGCTGTGGGCTCTTGGCATCAGACGTATTTTAAGTGTTGGCGAGTCAGTTACGTGGACTAATTCCGAGGTGGCCAAGTTCGGCGCAGAAAACATTATGCACGTTACCCAGGTCCAAGACAATGGCATCGACCCATTGACTCAGGAACTGGAACGTTGCTTGGATTTTGTCC ggaaagggaagaaggacggAACGGCTACTTTAGTCCATTGCCGAGTGGGGGTTTCGCGATCAGCGACTATTTGCATAGCAGAAGTTATGGCATCATTAGGCCTTTCGTTCCCAAGAGCATA TTGTTTCGTTCGCGCACGACGGCTTAATGTTATTATCCAGCCACATCTGCGTTTTGT CTACGAGCTCCTGAAATGGGAAGaactgcagctgcagaagcagaacaagcCTCCAAAGAGAGAACTTGAATGGCCCACAGTGGCTCGCGAAATTGCATTGATGAACAAACCATACTCGAGATAA
- a CDS encoding uncharacterized protein (predicted protein): protein MLRLSRNGGPSVERVSRELLGFTPPHPRTYSYSSPFFHFLILLWFRILPYFQFFLPVVFVIRTYLKTFSGTYQSSLIAVGRSLVTACRIIFLKRAIQLSRMWIQLHLDRFCKGCVVDRSSLRLSGYTQS from the exons ATGCTCAGGCTCTCAAGAAATGGGGGCCCTAGTGTGGAAAGAGTTAGCCGTGAGTTACTAGGCTTTACCCCTCCCCACCCCCGTACTTA TTCCtattcttctcccttctttcatttcctcatccttctctgGTTTCGAATTCTCCCTTATTTTCAATTCTTTCTTCCCGTGGTGTTTGTTATTAGAACCTACttgaagaccttctccggTACATATCAAAGTTCCCTTATCGCTGTGGGGCGTTCCCTTGTTACT GCTTGcagaatcatcttcttgaagcgTGCGAT ACAGCTCTCACGCATGTGGATACAATTGCATCTCGACCGATTTTGTAAAGGATGTGTCGTTGATCGATCGTCGCTCAGACTATCTGGATACACTCAGTCTTAG